One Fontisphaera persica DNA window includes the following coding sequences:
- a CDS encoding adenylyltransferase/cytidyltransferase family protein, with protein sequence MNSQSKILSRSELPGWREALRRAGRRLAVTNGCFDLLHAGHVTYLESARETADALLVAVNSDASVRRLKGPGRPVNGETDRARVLAALACVDAVTIFDEPDACAVLGLLAPEVYVKGGDYTLETINQDERRLVERLGGRVLILPGVPGLSTTVLLQRLQGGQ encoded by the coding sequence GTGAATTCGCAGTCCAAAATCCTGTCCCGCAGCGAGTTGCCGGGCTGGCGCGAGGCTCTCCGCCGCGCCGGGCGGCGGCTGGCGGTTACCAATGGTTGTTTTGACCTGCTTCACGCCGGCCATGTAACCTACCTGGAGTCCGCCCGTGAAACCGCAGATGCCCTACTGGTGGCCGTGAACTCCGATGCTTCTGTGCGCCGCCTTAAAGGGCCTGGCCGCCCGGTAAATGGTGAGACTGACCGCGCCCGCGTTTTGGCCGCCCTGGCCTGCGTGGATGCAGTGACGATTTTTGACGAGCCGGATGCCTGCGCCGTTCTGGGGCTGCTCGCGCCTGAAGTTTATGTCAAGGGCGGCGACTACACCCTGGAGACCATCAACCAGGATGAGCGCCGCCTGGTGGAACGCCTTGGAGGCCGCGTCCTGATTTTGCCCGGCGTGCCTGGTCTTTCCACCACCGTCTTGTTACAGCGCTTGCAGGGAGGCCAATAA
- a CDS encoding glycoside hydrolase family 57 protein: MLGYHAIVLHAHLPFVRHPEHPKFLEENWLFEAITESYLPLLEVIQGWQRDGLNAPITLNLSPTLCAMLRDPLLQSRYERHLNGLIELAEKEIHRTHWDRAFHELAWMYHQRLSRARELWHACQCDLVAAFARLQAAGRIELVACAATHALLPLMAQHPPSIRAQLLTGRDYYRECFGGNPRGVWLPECAYAPGVENVLQEANIRWFILDTHGVLHAQPRPRYGVFAPIYTPNCIAAFGRDLDSARQVWSRHEGYPGDPRYRDFYRDIGYDLDFDYVRPYLPSPDLRGFTGFKYYQITGDTPHKLVYQPNAARDAAASHAAHFLQSRQQQVAELASVMDLPPLIVSPYDAELFGHWWYEGPQFLDFYVRKLCCDQHQIELITPSQYLQRHPTHQIATPSTSSWGEEGYCKLWLNESNQWILPHLHVAQERMTQLVHRFAGAEGLTARALRQAGRELLLAQASDWPFILRTGTSPDYARRRVKDHLLRFIALHEQLTATRVSEDYLQRLEATDNLFPNLNYQYWA, from the coding sequence ATGCTTGGATATCACGCCATCGTTTTACATGCCCATCTGCCCTTTGTCCGGCATCCAGAACACCCCAAATTCTTGGAGGAAAACTGGCTGTTTGAGGCCATCACGGAGTCTTACCTGCCGCTGTTGGAGGTCATTCAGGGATGGCAGCGGGATGGTTTGAACGCTCCCATCACGCTCAACCTATCGCCCACCTTGTGCGCCATGTTGCGGGACCCGCTGCTGCAATCCCGCTATGAACGGCATCTGAATGGTCTGATTGAGCTGGCCGAAAAGGAAATTCATCGCACGCATTGGGACCGTGCGTTTCATGAACTGGCGTGGATGTACCACCAACGCCTGAGCCGGGCGCGCGAGCTATGGCATGCGTGCCAATGCGACCTGGTGGCCGCCTTCGCCCGGTTGCAAGCCGCGGGCCGCATCGAACTGGTGGCCTGTGCCGCAACCCACGCCCTGCTGCCTTTGATGGCTCAACACCCCCCCTCCATCCGTGCCCAGTTGCTGACCGGACGCGATTATTACCGGGAATGTTTTGGGGGCAATCCGCGTGGCGTATGGCTTCCCGAATGCGCTTATGCGCCCGGCGTGGAAAACGTGCTCCAGGAGGCCAACATCCGCTGGTTTATACTCGATACCCACGGCGTGCTCCACGCCCAGCCACGCCCCCGCTACGGGGTGTTTGCGCCCATTTACACGCCCAATTGTATCGCTGCTTTTGGCCGTGACCTGGATTCCGCCCGCCAGGTATGGAGCCGCCACGAAGGTTATCCCGGCGATCCCCGCTACCGGGATTTTTACCGGGACATCGGCTACGACCTTGATTTCGATTATGTCCGGCCCTACCTCCCCAGCCCGGATTTACGCGGGTTCACCGGCTTCAAGTATTACCAAATTACCGGCGACACCCCCCATAAATTGGTGTACCAACCCAACGCCGCCCGCGATGCGGCGGCCAGCCACGCGGCGCATTTTCTCCAGTCCCGCCAGCAGCAAGTGGCGGAACTGGCGTCCGTCATGGACCTGCCACCGCTCATCGTCTCCCCGTATGACGCAGAATTATTCGGTCATTGGTGGTATGAGGGGCCGCAATTCCTTGATTTCTACGTGCGCAAACTTTGTTGCGACCAACACCAAATTGAACTCATTACCCCCAGCCAATACCTGCAACGCCATCCCACCCATCAAATCGCCACCCCGAGCACTTCAAGCTGGGGCGAGGAGGGCTATTGCAAACTGTGGTTGAATGAATCCAACCAATGGATTCTCCCGCATTTGCATGTGGCTCAAGAGCGCATGACGCAACTGGTTCACCGCTTTGCGGGCGCGGAGGGCCTCACCGCGCGGGCCTTGCGGCAAGCCGGCCGTGAGCTTTTACTGGCCCAAGCAAGCGACTGGCCATTCATCTTGCGCACAGGCACCAGCCCCGATTACGCCCGTCGGCGAGTTAAAGACCATTTGCTGCGGTTTATTGCGTTGCATGAACAACTGACCGCCACCCGCGTCTCGGAGGATTACCTGCAACGTCTGGAAGCAACCGACAACCTTTTCCCGAACCTCAATTACCAATACTGGGCCTAA
- a CDS encoding glycosyltransferase, whose protein sequence is MERDPSLLLLIPAYNEEQRIGPVLREYGAWFRDHYRGPFQLVVVLNGCRDNTRGVVEEVEKEFPTIRHLEFPDPIGKGGALIEGLKLAPLAEAIGYVDADGATAPPAFYDLVRHLHQADCVIGSRWLPGAVLHQVQTTKRRFASRVFHALVQLLFWMNIRDTQCGAKVMRREAVEKIHSALTIADMAFDINLLYVLQRAGFRILEVPTEWTDKIGSKVTLGRTSLTMLLSVIRLRLVYSPFYKWLRPLRPLEAWLYKKLRAPVPLSHGESRIK, encoded by the coding sequence ATGGAACGGGACCCCAGCTTGTTGCTCCTGATTCCTGCCTATAACGAAGAGCAGCGAATCGGGCCGGTGCTCCGCGAATATGGCGCATGGTTTCGCGACCATTATCGCGGCCCTTTTCAATTGGTGGTGGTGCTCAATGGCTGCCGGGACAATACCCGGGGGGTGGTGGAAGAGGTGGAGAAGGAGTTTCCGACCATTCGACATCTGGAATTTCCCGACCCCATAGGCAAAGGGGGGGCGCTTATTGAGGGGTTGAAGCTCGCCCCGCTGGCGGAAGCCATTGGCTATGTGGATGCCGATGGCGCCACTGCGCCTCCCGCCTTTTATGACCTCGTTCGGCACCTGCACCAGGCCGATTGCGTCATCGGCTCCCGCTGGTTGCCCGGCGCGGTGTTGCATCAAGTGCAAACAACCAAGCGGCGTTTCGCCAGCCGGGTTTTCCACGCCCTTGTGCAATTGCTGTTCTGGATGAATATTCGCGACACCCAATGTGGCGCCAAGGTGATGCGCCGGGAGGCTGTGGAAAAAATTCACTCCGCGTTGACTATCGCCGACATGGCTTTTGACATCAACCTGCTCTATGTGCTTCAGCGGGCCGGTTTCCGCATCCTGGAGGTACCCACGGAGTGGACGGATAAAATCGGCAGCAAAGTGACGCTGGGCCGCACTTCGCTGACCATGCTGCTCTCGGTTATCCGCCTGCGGCTGGTGTATTCACCCTTTTACAAGTGGCTGCGCCCCCTGCGCCCCCTGGAGGCATGGTTATACAAAAAACTGCGCGCTCCAGTGCCCTTATCCCATGGGGAGTCTCGCATCAAATGA
- a CDS encoding bifunctional nuclease family protein — protein MKSDVIPVEIRGIVPSTNGCALFIGNDQKVFVIHVENNMGAVIGMFMRDIAKERPLTHDLMLNIFKGLGVSVERVVITEVKNSTYFARLILQQQNELGRKILELDARPSDCLALATALKRPIFVTQSLFSQVEDMSEYLHRYNEAAGEGNEPE, from the coding sequence ATGAAATCTGATGTGATACCGGTGGAGATACGGGGGATTGTGCCCTCGACCAACGGCTGTGCGCTTTTCATCGGCAACGACCAGAAGGTTTTTGTCATTCATGTGGAGAATAACATGGGGGCGGTGATTGGCATGTTCATGCGGGATATTGCCAAGGAGCGGCCGCTAACTCATGATTTGATGCTCAATATTTTCAAGGGGCTGGGGGTATCGGTGGAACGGGTGGTGATTACCGAGGTGAAAAACTCCACCTATTTTGCACGTTTGATTCTGCAGCAGCAGAATGAATTAGGCCGCAAAATCCTCGAGTTGGATGCCCGGCCCAGCGACTGTCTGGCCTTGGCGACGGCGCTGAAACGCCCGATTTTTGTTACCCAGTCCCTGTTCTCCCAAGTGGAGGACATGAGCGAGTATTTGCACCGTTACAACGAAGCGGCCGGCGAGGGGAATGAACCCGAGTAG
- the carB gene encoding carbamoyl-phosphate synthase large subunit produces MPKRDDIKKVLIIGSGPIVIGQACEFDYSGTQACKALRALGYQIVLVNSNPATIMTDPGMADATYIEPLTVASLTEIIEKERPDALLPNLGGQTGLNLSSQLAKAGVLARYGVRVIGVDLDAIEKGEDRIVFKETMKRLGIDMPRSAPAFSVEEAEKVAAELGYPVVVRPAYTLGGTGGGHCYNVEELRTVASRGLDASMVHQILIEESVLGWEELELEVVRDAKNQMITVCFIENVDAMGVHTGDSYCVAPMLTIDPKLQAKLQDYSYRIVEAIQVIGGTNIQFAHDPKTGRVVVIEINPRTSRSSALASKATGFPIALISAKLAAGLTLDEIPYWREGTLDKYTPSGDYVVVKFARWAFEKFRGAQDKLGTQMKAVGEVMSIGKTYKEAFQKAIRSLENGRYGLGFAKDFHQKSLEELLVLLNEPSSERQWIMYEALRKGATVADLYARTHIKPWFIQQMKELVELEEKILKFKGKRLPDEWLIQAKRDGFADKYLAQILGVPEREIRERRMALGVVEHWDAVPVSGVENAAYYYSTYNGPDRVPVSSRKKVMVLGGGPNRIGQGIEFDYCCVHAAFALRDAGYETIMVNCNPETVSTDYDTSDKLYFEPLTVEDVLAIYHKEKPEGVVVQFGGQTPLNLANELAASGVRILGTSPDVIDLAEDRDRFRQRMQQMGIPMPESGMASTWDEARHVAAKIGYPVMVRPSFVLGGRAMEVVHDEEMLREYFARAVDVSPERPILIDRFLDNAIEAEADALADGTESYVPAIMEHIELAGIHSGDSACAIPPVTLPGRHLQTIEDYTLRISRELKVCGVMNIQYAVYRDKVYVLEANPRASRTVPLVSKVCNVPMARLATRLMLGEPLRQLGLQKRHIPYVGVKEVVLPFNMFPEVDPVLGPEMRSTGEVLGLASTFGLAYFKAQQAAMPALPLQGTVFISVTDADKPAVVDVARQFLTLGFRLKATAGTWEYLNNHGVRCERTYKLHEYQRPHVVDEIKSGEIQLIINTPIGRKSATDDAYIRQAAIKYKIPYVTTVAAARAAVVGITEWRAGCASVKSLQEYHSQIL; encoded by the coding sequence ATGCCCAAACGTGACGACATTAAAAAGGTACTTATCATCGGTTCCGGCCCCATCGTCATTGGCCAGGCCTGCGAATTTGATTACTCCGGCACCCAGGCTTGCAAGGCCTTGCGCGCATTAGGCTACCAGATTGTGCTGGTGAACTCGAATCCTGCCACCATCATGACGGACCCGGGCATGGCGGATGCGACTTATATTGAGCCGCTGACGGTGGCCAGCCTCACCGAGATTATCGAGAAAGAGCGCCCGGACGCATTGCTGCCCAATTTGGGCGGGCAGACTGGATTGAATCTTTCCTCCCAACTGGCCAAAGCCGGGGTGCTGGCCCGATATGGTGTGCGCGTTATTGGAGTGGATTTGGATGCCATCGAAAAGGGGGAGGACCGGATTGTTTTCAAGGAAACGATGAAGCGGCTGGGGATAGACATGCCCCGCAGTGCCCCGGCTTTTTCAGTGGAGGAAGCCGAAAAAGTGGCCGCCGAGCTGGGCTATCCTGTCGTGGTTCGCCCCGCATACACCTTGGGTGGAACTGGCGGAGGACATTGCTACAATGTCGAGGAATTGCGCACCGTGGCCAGCCGGGGCTTGGATGCCAGCATGGTGCATCAAATATTGATAGAAGAATCCGTCCTGGGGTGGGAGGAGCTGGAATTGGAGGTGGTGCGAGACGCCAAGAATCAGATGATCACCGTCTGCTTTATTGAAAACGTGGACGCCATGGGGGTGCATACCGGCGATTCCTACTGCGTGGCGCCCATGCTGACCATTGACCCCAAATTGCAGGCCAAATTGCAGGATTATTCCTACCGCATCGTCGAAGCCATTCAGGTCATTGGCGGCACCAACATCCAGTTTGCTCATGATCCCAAGACCGGGCGCGTGGTGGTCATTGAAATCAATCCCCGCACTTCCCGCTCCTCGGCTCTGGCTTCCAAGGCCACCGGTTTTCCCATTGCCCTGATTTCCGCCAAGCTGGCGGCTGGATTGACGCTGGACGAGATTCCCTACTGGCGTGAGGGAACACTGGACAAATACACGCCTTCCGGTGATTACGTGGTGGTGAAATTTGCCCGATGGGCCTTCGAGAAATTCCGCGGCGCCCAGGACAAATTGGGGACGCAGATGAAGGCGGTGGGTGAGGTCATGAGCATTGGCAAAACCTACAAGGAAGCCTTTCAAAAAGCCATTCGGTCCCTGGAAAACGGGCGTTATGGTCTGGGTTTTGCCAAGGATTTTCACCAGAAATCGCTGGAGGAATTGCTCGTCCTGCTCAATGAACCGAGCAGCGAGCGGCAATGGATCATGTATGAGGCCTTGCGCAAAGGGGCGACGGTTGCCGATTTGTACGCGCGGACCCATATCAAACCCTGGTTTATTCAACAGATGAAGGAACTGGTGGAGCTGGAAGAAAAAATCCTCAAGTTCAAGGGTAAACGCCTGCCCGATGAATGGTTGATTCAAGCCAAGCGCGACGGTTTCGCCGATAAATACCTGGCCCAAATCCTGGGCGTGCCGGAGCGGGAAATCCGCGAGCGTCGCATGGCCCTTGGCGTGGTGGAACATTGGGATGCGGTGCCGGTCAGTGGCGTTGAAAACGCAGCTTATTATTATTCCACCTACAACGGGCCGGACCGCGTGCCGGTGAGTTCGCGCAAGAAAGTTATGGTGCTGGGAGGCGGCCCCAATCGCATCGGCCAGGGCATCGAGTTCGATTACTGCTGCGTGCATGCGGCCTTTGCCTTGCGGGACGCCGGCTACGAAACCATCATGGTCAACTGCAATCCGGAAACCGTTTCCACGGATTACGATACCTCCGACAAGTTGTATTTTGAGCCCCTTACCGTGGAAGACGTGCTGGCCATTTACCACAAGGAAAAGCCGGAGGGGGTGGTGGTGCAATTTGGCGGACAGACACCCTTGAATCTGGCCAATGAATTGGCGGCCAGTGGCGTGCGCATCCTCGGCACCAGCCCGGACGTGATTGACCTCGCAGAAGACCGTGACCGCTTCCGGCAGCGCATGCAACAGATGGGCATTCCCATGCCGGAGTCCGGCATGGCCAGCACATGGGATGAGGCCAGGCATGTGGCCGCCAAGATTGGCTATCCCGTCATGGTGCGCCCCTCTTTTGTTTTAGGCGGGCGGGCCATGGAAGTGGTGCATGACGAGGAGATGCTGCGCGAGTATTTTGCCCGAGCGGTGGATGTTTCACCGGAGCGGCCCATTTTGATTGACCGTTTTCTGGATAATGCCATCGAGGCCGAGGCGGATGCGCTGGCTGATGGCACTGAGTCTTATGTGCCGGCCATCATGGAACACATCGAGCTGGCGGGCATTCACTCCGGCGACAGCGCTTGCGCCATTCCGCCCGTGACCTTGCCGGGACGCCATTTGCAAACCATTGAAGATTACACCCTGCGCATCAGCCGGGAGCTGAAGGTGTGCGGCGTGATGAACATTCAATATGCCGTGTATCGGGACAAGGTGTATGTCCTGGAGGCCAACCCGCGTGCTTCCCGCACCGTTCCGCTTGTCTCCAAAGTGTGCAATGTGCCCATGGCGCGCCTGGCCACCCGCCTGATGTTGGGCGAGCCGCTGCGCCAGTTGGGATTGCAAAAACGCCACATCCCTTATGTGGGAGTCAAGGAAGTGGTTCTGCCCTTCAACATGTTCCCGGAAGTGGATCCGGTGTTGGGGCCGGAGATGCGTTCCACCGGCGAGGTCCTGGGTCTGGCCTCCACGTTTGGGCTGGCCTACTTCAAGGCGCAACAAGCCGCCATGCCGGCGTTGCCGCTGCAAGGGACGGTGTTTATTTCTGTAACCGACGCGGATAAACCGGCGGTGGTGGACGTGGCGCGACAATTCCTGACCCTGGGCTTCCGCCTCAAAGCCACGGCGGGGACTTGGGAATACTTGAATAATCACGGGGTGAGGTGCGAGCGCACCTACAAACTGCACGAATACCAGCGCCCCCACGTGGTGGATGAGATTAAAAGCGGCGAGATTCAGCTCATCATCAACACGCCCATTGGGCGCAAGAGTGCCACCGATGATGCTTACATCCGCCAGGCCGCCATCAAATACAAGATTCCTTACGTAACCACCGTGGCGGCGGCCCGTGCGGCCGTGGTGGGAATTACCGAGTGGCGCGCGGGTTGCGCTTCGGTAAAGTCACTGCAGGAATATCATAGCCAGATTCTTTAG
- the holA gene encoding DNA polymerase III subunit delta yields MPARAVTASPLVLFGGSDEFTVQRRARELFETWCRELGGMDHEVIEASATGAEQALKALGRLREALLTLPFFGGGKAIWFKGCNFLAEEAPGERKMGSAPEIQEALRDLAELLEHFDWSSVRLVISAGKVDRRKSFFKTLEKAGRVEFFEALSAEDRDWEATAAALVQREAEARGKSISDMVAGALVETVGPNTAQLVAEVEKLSLYVGERSRIEQADVEAVVSRQKVARAFALGDALGERNLPLLLKRLDEEIWAMQTDRKRSEIGLIYGLIAKLRAMLMAKVLVEEGWLRPRMSFAEVKAQMSKWPAERLARDKKFSPLGINPYVLFRALEHSSRYTLAELVRGMEILLEANVKMVSTGQEEVLILQQALTQLVGNPAGQRHNAAAR; encoded by the coding sequence ATGCCTGCCCGAGCCGTCACGGCCAGCCCGTTGGTGTTATTCGGTGGAAGCGACGAGTTCACAGTGCAACGTCGTGCACGTGAACTTTTTGAGACGTGGTGTCGGGAACTGGGGGGCATGGACCATGAGGTCATCGAAGCCTCGGCCACCGGCGCGGAGCAGGCGTTGAAGGCCTTGGGGCGTTTGCGCGAGGCGCTTCTCACCTTGCCTTTTTTTGGCGGCGGCAAAGCCATTTGGTTCAAGGGTTGTAATTTTCTGGCGGAGGAGGCGCCTGGTGAACGTAAGATGGGCAGCGCGCCCGAGATTCAGGAGGCCCTGCGCGACCTGGCGGAGTTGTTGGAGCATTTTGACTGGTCTTCCGTGCGTTTGGTGATTTCTGCAGGCAAGGTGGACCGGCGCAAATCCTTTTTCAAAACCCTGGAAAAAGCCGGCCGCGTGGAATTTTTTGAGGCGTTATCTGCGGAGGACCGGGATTGGGAGGCCACGGCTGCTGCGTTGGTTCAACGGGAGGCGGAAGCCCGCGGTAAGAGCATTTCGGACATGGTGGCTGGCGCACTGGTGGAAACCGTAGGCCCCAACACCGCGCAGTTGGTGGCCGAGGTGGAAAAATTGTCGCTATATGTGGGGGAGCGCAGTCGCATCGAGCAGGCCGATGTCGAAGCTGTGGTCTCGCGCCAGAAAGTCGCCCGGGCGTTTGCCCTGGGTGATGCATTGGGGGAACGGAATCTGCCGCTGCTGCTGAAGCGCCTGGATGAAGAAATATGGGCCATGCAAACGGATCGCAAACGCTCGGAGATTGGCCTCATTTACGGCCTGATTGCCAAACTGCGCGCCATGTTGATGGCCAAAGTCCTTGTCGAGGAAGGCTGGCTGCGGCCACGCATGAGTTTTGCAGAGGTCAAAGCCCAAATGTCGAAGTGGCCTGCGGAACGGCTGGCCCGGGACAAAAAGTTCAGCCCCTTGGGGATTAATCCCTATGTGCTGTTCAGGGCGCTGGAGCATAGCTCGCGCTATACGCTGGCCGAATTGGTGCGGGGCATGGAAATCCTGCTGGAGGCCAATGTCAAAATGGTCAGCACAGGCCAGGAGGAAGTGTTGATTCTCCAGCAGGCCTTGACGCAATTGGTGGGAAACCCGGCGGGGCAACGTCACAATGCGGCCGCCCGCTAA
- a CDS encoding STAS domain-containing protein, translated as MNANECPLEVCLTAGTAVLRVNGRASMKCSPQFKKLLLELYQRGITHFVLDLSRCDLMDSTFLGVLLGFAIKTPPGPSGPPKVELYRPTPRVQSLFDTLGVMEYFPLRDNLALEGMNYEPVCPSDSGASKTELAATSLEAHQNLMAVNPANVPRFKDVVKFLEEDLGQKSNGAAGT; from the coding sequence ATGAATGCCAACGAATGTCCCCTCGAGGTGTGCCTGACTGCGGGCACGGCAGTGTTGCGGGTCAACGGGCGCGCCAGCATGAAATGCAGCCCCCAGTTCAAGAAATTATTGTTGGAATTGTATCAACGGGGCATCACCCATTTCGTGCTTGATTTGAGCCGTTGTGATTTGATGGACAGCACTTTTCTGGGCGTTCTGTTGGGATTTGCCATTAAAACACCGCCGGGGCCGTCCGGCCCGCCCAAGGTCGAGCTTTACCGCCCCACCCCCAGAGTACAGAGCCTTTTCGATACCTTGGGCGTCATGGAATATTTTCCGCTGCGCGACAACCTGGCCCTCGAGGGGATGAACTATGAGCCAGTTTGCCCATCCGATAGCGGGGCGTCCAAAACCGAGCTGGCCGCCACTTCGCTGGAAGCGCATCAGAATCTCATGGCGGTCAACCCGGCCAATGTGCCGCGTTTCAAGGATGTGGTGAAATTTTTGGAGGAAGATTTGGGCCAGAAAAGCAACGGGGCGGCGGGCACCTGA
- a CDS encoding Gfo/Idh/MocA family protein, producing MKTTLEPKVAVPSVSVSSLSRRRFLRWSAMAGVAPLVLPSGLLSAAPNSKLCHACIGTGGMGVADMNEFMKHPKVEIVALCDVDAQNLAAAAHKVPSARQYRDWRELLAQEGNKVDSLNVTVPDHMHFPIAYRAIQKGKHVYVQKPMCHDVAEVRALTREAVKRKVVTQLGTQMASGLGDMVTVQLLRQGAIGQIKHVYLTANRPGAVEQYRLQGPRPPKGEEPPAHLQWDYWIGTAPMRPYVPGIYHPVKWRAWLDFGTGWSGDIGCHIFDAVWKGLYLKAPKSVYARVQESWKNSPERRADTWPQANHITWVFPGNALTAEKELTVEWFDGEFYPPREIMAMYSVKDYPPESMMLIGTEGSLLMELGRGPLLLPDAKFREFKKPAVPRRNHYHHYVDACLGGEMTESHFAQTGPMTEAILLGTVAVQIPETELKWNASAMRFTNNQEANKLLKRKYRAGWEV from the coding sequence ATGAAAACCACCCTTGAACCAAAGGTTGCCGTCCCTTCCGTGAGCGTGTCTTCCCTTTCCCGGCGGCGATTTTTGCGATGGTCGGCCATGGCTGGCGTGGCTCCGTTGGTTTTGCCTTCGGGCCTGCTTTCGGCTGCACCCAACAGTAAATTGTGTCATGCCTGCATCGGCACAGGGGGCATGGGCGTGGCGGACATGAACGAGTTCATGAAGCATCCCAAGGTGGAGATCGTGGCGCTATGCGATGTGGATGCTCAAAATCTGGCCGCGGCCGCTCATAAAGTGCCCAGTGCCCGGCAGTATCGTGACTGGCGGGAACTTTTGGCCCAGGAGGGGAACAAGGTGGATTCCCTGAACGTTACCGTGCCGGACCACATGCATTTCCCCATTGCCTATCGAGCCATTCAAAAGGGCAAGCATGTGTACGTGCAAAAACCGATGTGCCACGACGTGGCCGAGGTGCGCGCCTTGACCCGGGAGGCGGTCAAGCGCAAGGTAGTCACGCAACTGGGCACCCAAATGGCCAGTGGACTGGGAGATATGGTTACGGTGCAATTGTTGCGCCAGGGGGCCATTGGTCAGATCAAGCATGTGTACTTAACGGCCAACCGGCCGGGTGCGGTGGAGCAATACCGCCTGCAAGGCCCGCGTCCGCCAAAAGGGGAGGAGCCACCGGCGCATCTGCAATGGGACTATTGGATTGGCACCGCGCCCATGCGGCCGTATGTCCCCGGCATTTATCATCCCGTAAAATGGCGCGCCTGGCTGGACTTCGGGACGGGATGGAGCGGGGACATTGGTTGTCACATCTTTGATGCTGTCTGGAAAGGTCTGTACCTCAAAGCGCCGAAGTCGGTGTATGCCCGCGTGCAGGAATCATGGAAGAACTCCCCGGAGCGGCGGGCCGATACCTGGCCGCAGGCCAATCACATCACGTGGGTGTTTCCTGGCAACGCCCTTACGGCTGAAAAGGAATTAACGGTGGAGTGGTTCGATGGCGAATTTTATCCCCCGCGGGAAATCATGGCGATGTATTCAGTGAAAGATTATCCACCGGAGTCCATGATGCTTATCGGCACCGAAGGCTCGCTCCTCATGGAATTGGGGCGCGGTCCCCTGTTGCTGCCTGACGCCAAATTCAGGGAGTTCAAGAAGCCCGCCGTGCCTCGCCGCAATCACTATCATCATTATGTGGATGCCTGCCTAGGAGGGGAAATGACAGAGTCCCATTTCGCGCAGACCGGGCCGATGACCGAAGCAATCTTGTTGGGAACGGTGGCCGTGCAGATACCGGAAACCGAATTGAAATGGAACGCCAGCGCGATGCGGTTTACCAATAACCAAGAGGCCAATAAACTGCTCAAACGCAAATACCGCGCCGGCTGGGAAGTGTGA
- a CDS encoding DUF4912 domain-containing protein: MPAILTEGDVPPPPPAHGPGQKFALGPTPPPAHVSGGEPGELPEAYGTGMLLLTARDPHWLYAWWDFTAEQLRQFNRRAAQGHLTLRVFKDKVAEKPHTEVAVHPESRNWFVHVGKGGTRYVAQLGYYNKQRRWQKVAESEATFTPPDSLADDITARFATVPPDVSFERLVEIVKEAARQHLPLAQAISEIVQPQSEDAPAAGQSGTVPAELQVPGAVAPAAWTPEQEKALARMISIDAVRRVWIGSLEITELVRRRLVQELASQAAVPQPGGLGALASLASPFGGQPPGPKGFWFNVNAELVIYGATEPDASVTIAGRPIQLRPDGSFSYRFALPDGMYDLPIVAVSADKSEGRGADLHFSRRTEYQGEVGMHPQDPALQPPLPENL, translated from the coding sequence GTGCCCGCGATTTTAACCGAAGGCGATGTCCCCCCTCCGCCACCCGCGCATGGCCCCGGCCAAAAATTTGCCCTCGGTCCCACTCCGCCTCCGGCTCATGTGAGCGGGGGCGAACCGGGGGAACTTCCGGAAGCCTACGGGACGGGGATGCTGTTGCTTACTGCGCGCGACCCCCATTGGTTGTATGCTTGGTGGGACTTCACCGCCGAACAATTGCGGCAGTTCAATCGCCGTGCTGCCCAAGGCCATCTCACTTTACGGGTGTTCAAAGATAAGGTTGCCGAAAAACCGCATACCGAGGTGGCCGTTCATCCGGAATCCCGGAATTGGTTCGTGCATGTCGGCAAAGGTGGGACCCGGTACGTGGCCCAATTAGGCTATTACAACAAGCAACGCCGGTGGCAAAAGGTGGCCGAATCCGAGGCCACTTTCACCCCCCCTGACAGCTTGGCAGATGATATCACTGCCCGCTTCGCCACCGTGCCGCCCGATGTTTCCTTCGAGCGCCTGGTTGAAATCGTCAAAGAAGCCGCCCGCCAGCATTTGCCCCTGGCCCAAGCCATTTCTGAAATCGTCCAACCCCAGTCCGAAGATGCACCTGCCGCGGGACAAAGCGGAACAGTACCTGCGGAATTGCAGGTGCCGGGAGCGGTCGCACCGGCGGCCTGGACCCCCGAACAGGAAAAAGCCCTCGCCCGGATGATTTCGATTGATGCGGTGCGCCGCGTGTGGATTGGCTCGCTGGAAATTACCGAATTGGTGCGACGCCGTCTGGTCCAGGAACTGGCCTCCCAAGCGGCGGTCCCGCAACCTGGTGGTTTGGGGGCGCTGGCCAGTTTGGCCAGCCCCTTTGGAGGACAACCGCCCGGGCCCAAGGGCTTCTGGTTTAATGTGAATGCCGAACTGGTAATCTACGGGGCCACGGAGCCGGACGCTTCGGTCACCATCGCCGGCCGCCCCATTCAACTCAGGCCGGATGGCTCCTTTAGCTACCGTTTCGCATTGCCCGACGGCATGTATGACCTGCCGATTGTTGCTGTTTCTGCCGACAAATCGGAGGGGCGCGGAGCGGATCTCCATTTCAGTCGGCGCACTGAATACCAGGGGGAGGTGGGTATGCATCCCCAAGACCCCGCTTTACAACCGCCCCTGCCCGAAAATCTTTGA